One genomic segment of Ipomoea triloba cultivar NCNSP0323 chromosome 9, ASM357664v1 includes these proteins:
- the LOC116029992 gene encoding general negative regulator of transcription subunit 3-like isoform X1, producing the protein MGASRKLQGEIDRVLKKVQEGVDVFDSIWNKVYDTDNANQKEKFEADLKKEIKKLQRYRDQIKTWIQSSEIKDKKVSASYEQALMDARKVIEREMERFKICEKETKTKAFSKEGLGQQPKTDPKEKAKSETRDWLNNVVGELENQIDSFEAELEGLTVKKGRTRPPRLTHLETSIVRHKAHIMKLELILRLLDNDELSTDQVNDVKDFLDDYVERNQEDFDEFADVDEFYSSLPLDKVEALEDLVSIGPPALVKGVGAATISLKTSIATSPVQVSATITSSVEQGGSAQEQAEETASRETASDTVARTPPSKATVASSSVPTTPSSSHMTSSAAIALSPTNVSNATKDEEIMGFPDRKSSPALSESGLRGVGRGGLPSQPAVSILLGSSTNGAMDAIPSSTEVAKKNILGSDERLGSVGMGQPLVSPLANRNILTQATKSSDGMGSTDSGNVGESNVMAGRVFSPSVVPGMQWRAGSSFQNQNELGQFRGRTEIAPDQREKFLQRYQQVQQGGQINILSMPMLSSGNQKQFSAQQNPLLTQFNSQSSSVSPQHGLGVAQAAGVNSVPSSASLQQHTGVIHQPSNQQNLTSTASRDSDMSHSKVEELQQQQALPEDSLASAPSPGPGKTEDDLKTYALETPGGVGSPLAEQPQLPRDTDLTPGQPLQLNQPSGSLGVIGRRSVTDLGAIGDNLSSSPSNSGGMYDQMYNLQMLEAAFHKLPQPKDSERAKSYTPKHPVVSPPSYPQVQAPIVNNPAFWERLGADGYGTDTLFYSFYYQQNTYQQYLAAKALKKQAWRYHRMYNTWFQRHEEPKLATDDYEQGTYVYFDFHIANDEHAGGWCQRIKTDFKFEYNYLEDELAVV; encoded by the exons ATGGGAGCTAGTCGAAAGCTTCAGGGCGAGATCGACCGGGTGTTGAAGAAGGTTCAAGAGGGCGTCGACGTCTTCGATAGCATTTGGAACAAG GTTTACGACACTGACAATGCGAACCAGAAGGAAAAGTTTGAAGCAGATTTGAAGAAGGAAATAAAGAAGCTCCAGAGGTATAGAGACCAAATTAAGACATGGATTCAGTCCAGTGAAATCAAGGATAAGAAG GTCAGTGCTTCTTACGAGCAGGCTCTGATGGATGCTCGCAAGGTCATTGAGCGTGAAATGGAAAGATTTAAAATATGTGAGAAAGAAACAAAGACCAAAGCATTTTCAAAAGAAGGTTTGGGCCAACAACCAAAGACG GATCCGAAGGAAAAGGCTAAATCAGAGACAAGAGATTGGTTGAATAATGTG GTTGGGGAGCTGGAAAATCAAATTGATAGTTTTGAGGCTGAACTGGAGGGATTGACTGTTAAGAAAGGGAGAACAAGACCCCCGAGACTG ACACATTTGGAAACATCCATTGTTCGGCACAAGGCCCATATCATGAAACTAGAGTTGATCTTGAGGTTACTTGATAATGATGAGTTGAGCACAGACCAAGTCAATGATGTTAAAGATTTCCTGGATGATTATGTGGAACGCAATCAG GAGGACTTTGATGAATTTGCTGATGTTGATGAGTTTTATAGCTCCCTACCTTTAGATAAGGTGGAGGCTCTTGAAGATCTAGTCTCCATCGGTCCCCCTGCGCTTGTTAAG GGTGTTGGTGCTGCAACAATAAGCTTAAAAACTTCTATAGCCACATCACCTGTTCAAGTATCG GCAACAATAACATCTTCTGTAGAACAAGGTGGTTCTGCTCAGGAGCAAGCAGAGGAAACTGCTTCCCGGGAGACTGCCTCTGACACAGTTGCAAGGACCCCACCTTCTAAAGCTACTGTGGCTAGTTCTTCTGTTCCAACAACACCTTCAAGTAGCCACATGACTTCCA GTGCCGCCATTGCTTTGTCTCCTACAAATGTGTCTAATGCCACAAAAGATGAGGAGATTATGGGCTTCCCAGATCGGAAATCTTCCCCAGCACTTTCTGAAAGTGGATTAAGAGGTGTTGGTAGAGGTGGCCTTCCTAGTCAGCCTGCAGTTAGTATTTTGCTTGGTTCCAGTACCAATGGTGCTATGGATGCTATTCCTTCATCTACTGAAGTagcaaagaaaaatattttaggaTCAGATGAAAGACTTGGGAGTGTTGGAATGGGGCAGCCTCTAGTTTCCCCCCTGGCTAACAGAAACATCTTGACACAAGCTACTAAGTCTAGTGATGGAATGGGCTCTACTGATAGTGGTAATGTTGGTGAGTCTAATGTTATGGCTGGCAGGGTTTTCTCTCCTTCAGTTGTGCCTGGCATGCAATGGAGGGCTGGAAGTTCCTTTCAGAATCAAAATGAACTG GGGCAGTTCCGTGGAAGAACTGAAATTGCTCCTGATCAGAGGGAGAAATTTTTGCAGAGATATCAGCAAGTACAACAAGGAGGTCAGATTAACATTCTTAGCATGCCCATGCTTAGTAGTGGAAATCAAAAGCAATTTTCTGCACAACAGAATCCACTATTAACACAG TTCAATTCTCAAAGCTCCTCTGTGTCACCTCAACATGGCTTGGGAGTTGCCCAAGCAGCTGGTGTTAATAGTGTCCCTTCATCTGCATCATTGCAGCAGCATACTGGTGTGATCCATCAACCATCTAATCAACAAAATTTGACATCTACAGCATCTAGAGATTCTG ACATGAGCCACTCAAAAGTGGAAGAATTGCAGCAACAGCAAGCCCTTCCTGAAGATTCGCTGGCTTCTGCTCCATCCCCTGGTCCTGGAAAGACTGAGGATGATTTGAAGACTTATGCATTAGAAACACCT GGTGGAGTTGGCAGCCCTCTTGCAGAGCAACCCCAACTGCCGAGGGATACAGATCTCACTCCTGGTCAACCGTTACAATTGAATCAACCATCAGGAAGCCTTGGAGTCATTGGTCGAAGAAGTGTTACAGATCTTGGTGCAATTGGTGATAACTTAAGTTCATCACCTTCCAATTCTGGAGGAATGTATGACCAGATGTACAACTTGCAAATGCTTGAGGCTGCTTTTCACAAACTTCCTCAACCGAAGGATTCTGAGCGTGCTAAGAGCTATACACCG AAGCATCCAGTGGTGAGCCCTCCTAGCTATCCCCAAGTTCAGGCGCCCATTGTTAACAATCCTGCCTTTTGGGAACGACTTGGAGCTGATGGCTATGGCACTGACACCTTATTCTATTCATTTTACTACCAACAG AATACTTATCAACAATACCTTGCTGCTAAGGCGCTGAAGAAACAAGCTTGGAGATATCACAGAATGTACAACACTTGGTTTCAGCGGCATGAGGAGCCAAAATTAGCTACCGATGACTATGAGCAGGGGACATATGTTTACTTTGATTTCCATATAGCCAACGATGAACATGCTGGGGGGTG GTGCCAGCGGATCAAGACGGACTTCAAATTCGAGTACAATTACCTTGAAGATGAGCTCGCGGTGGTTTAG
- the LOC116029992 gene encoding general negative regulator of transcription subunit 3-like isoform X2 produces the protein MGASRKLQGEIDRVLKKVQEGVDVFDSIWNKVYDTDNANQKEKFEADLKKEIKKLQRYRDQIKTWIQSSEIKDKKVSASYEQALMDARKVIEREMERFKICEKETKTKAFSKEGLGQQPKTDPKEKAKSETRDWLNNVVGELENQIDSFEAELEGLTVKKGRTRPPRLTHLETSIVRHKAHIMKLELILRLLDNDELSTDQVNDVKDFLDDYVERNQEDFDEFADVDEFYSSLPLDKVEALEDLVSIGPPALVKGVGAATISLKTSIATSPVQVSATITSSVEQGGSAQEQAEETASRETASDTVARTPPSKATVASSSVPTTPSSAAIALSPTNVSNATKDEEIMGFPDRKSSPALSESGLRGVGRGGLPSQPAVSILLGSSTNGAMDAIPSSTEVAKKNILGSDERLGSVGMGQPLVSPLANRNILTQATKSSDGMGSTDSGNVGESNVMAGRVFSPSVVPGMQWRAGSSFQNQNELGQFRGRTEIAPDQREKFLQRYQQVQQGGQINILSMPMLSSGNQKQFSAQQNPLLTQFNSQSSSVSPQHGLGVAQAAGVNSVPSSASLQQHTGVIHQPSNQQNLTSTASRDSDMSHSKVEELQQQQALPEDSLASAPSPGPGKTEDDLKTYALETPGGVGSPLAEQPQLPRDTDLTPGQPLQLNQPSGSLGVIGRRSVTDLGAIGDNLSSSPSNSGGMYDQMYNLQMLEAAFHKLPQPKDSERAKSYTPKHPVVSPPSYPQVQAPIVNNPAFWERLGADGYGTDTLFYSFYYQQNTYQQYLAAKALKKQAWRYHRMYNTWFQRHEEPKLATDDYEQGTYVYFDFHIANDEHAGGWCQRIKTDFKFEYNYLEDELAVV, from the exons ATGGGAGCTAGTCGAAAGCTTCAGGGCGAGATCGACCGGGTGTTGAAGAAGGTTCAAGAGGGCGTCGACGTCTTCGATAGCATTTGGAACAAG GTTTACGACACTGACAATGCGAACCAGAAGGAAAAGTTTGAAGCAGATTTGAAGAAGGAAATAAAGAAGCTCCAGAGGTATAGAGACCAAATTAAGACATGGATTCAGTCCAGTGAAATCAAGGATAAGAAG GTCAGTGCTTCTTACGAGCAGGCTCTGATGGATGCTCGCAAGGTCATTGAGCGTGAAATGGAAAGATTTAAAATATGTGAGAAAGAAACAAAGACCAAAGCATTTTCAAAAGAAGGTTTGGGCCAACAACCAAAGACG GATCCGAAGGAAAAGGCTAAATCAGAGACAAGAGATTGGTTGAATAATGTG GTTGGGGAGCTGGAAAATCAAATTGATAGTTTTGAGGCTGAACTGGAGGGATTGACTGTTAAGAAAGGGAGAACAAGACCCCCGAGACTG ACACATTTGGAAACATCCATTGTTCGGCACAAGGCCCATATCATGAAACTAGAGTTGATCTTGAGGTTACTTGATAATGATGAGTTGAGCACAGACCAAGTCAATGATGTTAAAGATTTCCTGGATGATTATGTGGAACGCAATCAG GAGGACTTTGATGAATTTGCTGATGTTGATGAGTTTTATAGCTCCCTACCTTTAGATAAGGTGGAGGCTCTTGAAGATCTAGTCTCCATCGGTCCCCCTGCGCTTGTTAAG GGTGTTGGTGCTGCAACAATAAGCTTAAAAACTTCTATAGCCACATCACCTGTTCAAGTATCG GCAACAATAACATCTTCTGTAGAACAAGGTGGTTCTGCTCAGGAGCAAGCAGAGGAAACTGCTTCCCGGGAGACTGCCTCTGACACAGTTGCAAGGACCCCACCTTCTAAAGCTACTGTGGCTAGTTCTTCTGTTCCAACAACACCTTCAA GTGCCGCCATTGCTTTGTCTCCTACAAATGTGTCTAATGCCACAAAAGATGAGGAGATTATGGGCTTCCCAGATCGGAAATCTTCCCCAGCACTTTCTGAAAGTGGATTAAGAGGTGTTGGTAGAGGTGGCCTTCCTAGTCAGCCTGCAGTTAGTATTTTGCTTGGTTCCAGTACCAATGGTGCTATGGATGCTATTCCTTCATCTACTGAAGTagcaaagaaaaatattttaggaTCAGATGAAAGACTTGGGAGTGTTGGAATGGGGCAGCCTCTAGTTTCCCCCCTGGCTAACAGAAACATCTTGACACAAGCTACTAAGTCTAGTGATGGAATGGGCTCTACTGATAGTGGTAATGTTGGTGAGTCTAATGTTATGGCTGGCAGGGTTTTCTCTCCTTCAGTTGTGCCTGGCATGCAATGGAGGGCTGGAAGTTCCTTTCAGAATCAAAATGAACTG GGGCAGTTCCGTGGAAGAACTGAAATTGCTCCTGATCAGAGGGAGAAATTTTTGCAGAGATATCAGCAAGTACAACAAGGAGGTCAGATTAACATTCTTAGCATGCCCATGCTTAGTAGTGGAAATCAAAAGCAATTTTCTGCACAACAGAATCCACTATTAACACAG TTCAATTCTCAAAGCTCCTCTGTGTCACCTCAACATGGCTTGGGAGTTGCCCAAGCAGCTGGTGTTAATAGTGTCCCTTCATCTGCATCATTGCAGCAGCATACTGGTGTGATCCATCAACCATCTAATCAACAAAATTTGACATCTACAGCATCTAGAGATTCTG ACATGAGCCACTCAAAAGTGGAAGAATTGCAGCAACAGCAAGCCCTTCCTGAAGATTCGCTGGCTTCTGCTCCATCCCCTGGTCCTGGAAAGACTGAGGATGATTTGAAGACTTATGCATTAGAAACACCT GGTGGAGTTGGCAGCCCTCTTGCAGAGCAACCCCAACTGCCGAGGGATACAGATCTCACTCCTGGTCAACCGTTACAATTGAATCAACCATCAGGAAGCCTTGGAGTCATTGGTCGAAGAAGTGTTACAGATCTTGGTGCAATTGGTGATAACTTAAGTTCATCACCTTCCAATTCTGGAGGAATGTATGACCAGATGTACAACTTGCAAATGCTTGAGGCTGCTTTTCACAAACTTCCTCAACCGAAGGATTCTGAGCGTGCTAAGAGCTATACACCG AAGCATCCAGTGGTGAGCCCTCCTAGCTATCCCCAAGTTCAGGCGCCCATTGTTAACAATCCTGCCTTTTGGGAACGACTTGGAGCTGATGGCTATGGCACTGACACCTTATTCTATTCATTTTACTACCAACAG AATACTTATCAACAATACCTTGCTGCTAAGGCGCTGAAGAAACAAGCTTGGAGATATCACAGAATGTACAACACTTGGTTTCAGCGGCATGAGGAGCCAAAATTAGCTACCGATGACTATGAGCAGGGGACATATGTTTACTTTGATTTCCATATAGCCAACGATGAACATGCTGGGGGGTG GTGCCAGCGGATCAAGACGGACTTCAAATTCGAGTACAATTACCTTGAAGATGAGCTCGCGGTGGTTTAG
- the LOC116028392 gene encoding TATA-box-binding protein-like, which yields MAANQEGMEGSQPVDLSKHPSGIVPTLQNIVSTVNLDCKLDLKSIALQARNAEYNPKRFAAVIMRIRDPKTTALIFASGKMVCTGAKSEEQSRLAARKYARIIQKLGFPAKFKDFKIQNIVGSCDVKFPIRLEGLAYSHGAFSSYEPELFPGLIYRMKQPKIVLLIFVSGKIVLTGAKVRDETYTAFENIYPVLTEFRKNQQ from the exons ATGGCGGCCAATCAGGAGGGAATGGAAGGGAGCCAGCCGGTGGATCTTTCTAAGCACCCGTCTGGTATCGTGCCAACCCTCCA GAATATTGTCTCAACTGTCAACTTGGACTGTAAACTGGATCTTAAATCTATTGCATTGCAAGCTCGCAATGCTGAATATAATCCAAAG CGTTTTGCTGCTGTTATCATGAGGATAAGGGATCCAAAAACTACAGCTTTGATCTTTGCATCTGGAAAGATG GTTTGCACTGGAGCAAAGAGTGAAGAACAATCTAGGCTTGCAGCTAGGAAG TATGCTCGTATTATCCAGAAGCTTGGGTTTCCCGCAAAATTTAAG GATTTCAAGATTCAGAATATTGTTGGCTCCTGTGATGTGAAATTCCCCATCAGACTTGAAGGTTTGGCCTATTCTCACGGTGCCTTTTCAAGT TATGAGCCGGAACTGTTTCCAGGTTTAATATACCGAATGAAGCAACCTAAAATTGTGCTTCTCATATTTGTGTCTGGAAAGATAGTCCTCACAGGAGCAAAG GTACGAGATGAGACATACACTGCTTTCGAGAACATTTACCCTGTCCTTACAGAGTTCAGGAAGAACCAGCAATG a
- the LOC116028298 gene encoding NADPH-dependent aldehyde reductase-like protein, chloroplastic produces the protein MADESSVVKPSSPALPLKDRVAIVTGSSRGIGKAIALHLSSLGAKLVVNYTANSDQANAVVSQLNSSADSPRAIAVRADVSDPAQVKALFDAAESAFNSPVHILVNSAGVLDAKYPSLADTAIEDFDRTFNINTRGAFVCCKEAANRITRGGGGRIICLTSSTTAALRPGFGAYAASKAAVEAMVKILAKELKGTGITANCVAPGPVATEMFFEGKSEEVIQRVIDESPLGRLGTTEDIAPVVAFLAGDGGGWVNGQTIRVNGGYV, from the coding sequence ATGGCCGACGAAAGCAGCGTGGTCAAGCCGTCAAGCCCAGCCTTGCCGTTAAAAGATCGAGTCGCCATCGTCACCGGCTCGTCGCGAGGAATCGGCAAAGCCATCGCCCTCCATTTGTCTTCGCTCGGTGCTAAACTCGTCGTCAATTACACCGCAAACTCAGATCAGGCCAACGCCGTCGTCTCCCAACTCAATTCATCGGCCGATTCGCCGCGGGCAATCGCCGTCAGAGCCGACGTGTCCGACCCGGCCCAAGTGAAGGCCCTCTTCGACGCGGCCGAGTCGGCTTTCAACTCGCCGGTCCACATCCTGGTCAACTCAGCCGGCGTCCTGGACGCCAAGTACCCTTCTCTCGCCGACACCGCGATCGAGGATTTCGATAGGACCTTCAACATCAACACGCGCGGCGCGTTCGTCTGTTGCAAGGAAGCTGCGAACAGAATCAcccgcggcggcggcgggagGATTATCTGCCTCACTTCCTCCACGACGGCGGCGCTGAGGCCCGGCTTCGGCGCGTACGCCGCCTCAAAAGCGGCGGTGGAAGCGATGGTGAAGATTCTGGCTAAAGAGCTGAAAGGGACGGGGATCACCGCCAACTGCGTGGCGCCGGGGCCGGTGGCGACGGAGATGTTCTTCGAGGGGAAATCGGAGGAGGTAATACAGAGGGTAATAGACGAGAGCCCCTTGGGTAGACTTGGGACGACGGAGGACATAGCTCCGGTGGTTGCGTTCTTGGCCGGTGACGGCGGCGGGTGGGTCAACGGGCAGACTATTCGAGTCAATGGTGGCTATGTGTAG
- the LOC116029222 gene encoding protein ALP1-like, whose protein sequence is MFLHIIGHNVRFRVIGSRYYRSIETVHHYFRSVLRAILTLYKKLIVLPDSELTPHEIISNPRFYPYFKDCLGAIDGTHIRASVPLDVQGRFRGRKGGTTQNVFAAVTFDLRFCYVLARWEGSAHDSRVLNDALTRPNRFKIPEGKYYLGDAGYGIRNGILTPYRGVRYHLKEFSGHRPENKKELFNLRHSSLRTTIERVFGILKKRFRVLDAEPFWDFMIQVDIVLACCIIHNHIMGIDPNDEINQALVDDDGSLLTLSHTQSEERHEARQWNAKRDEIAEQMWNDFSI, encoded by the exons ATGTTCTTACATATAATAGGTCACAATGTAAGATTTCGGGTTATTGGATCAAGGTATTATAGGTCAATTGAGACAGTTCATCATTATTTTAGAAGTGTTTTGAGAGCCATTTTAACTTTGTATAAGAAGCTCATAGTATTACCGGATAGTGAATTAACTCCCCATGAAATCATTAGCAATCCTCGATTTTATCCATACTTTAAAGATTGTCTAGGAGCAATAGATGGAACCCATATTCGTGCTTCTGTGCCACTTGATGTGCAAGGAAGATTTCGCGGACGGAAAGGTGGAACAACACAAAATGTGTTTGCTGCCGTCACGTTTGATTTGAGATTTTGTTATGTGCTTGCTAGGTGGGAAGGTAGTGCACACGATTCTCGTGTCTTGAATGATGCACTCACACGTCCCAATAGATTTAAAATTCCAGAAG GAAAATATTATCTTGGTGATGCTGGATATGGCATCCGGAATGGGATACTTACTCCATACCGTGGTGTTAGATATCATTTGAAGGAGTTTAGTGGTCATCGTCCTGAGAATAAGAAAGAACTATTTAATCTTCGTCATTCGTCCTTAAGAACAACTATTGAAAGAGTGTTTGGAATTTTGAAGAAACGATTCCGTGTATTAGATGCAGAACCATTTTGGGATTTTATGATACAAGTGGATATAGTTTTAGCTTGTTGCATAATTCATAACCATATTATGGGAATCGATCCTAATGATGAAATTAATCAAGCAttagttgatgatgatggtagCTTGTTGACATTATCTCATACTCAAAGTGAAGAAAGACACGAGGCTAGACAGTGGAATGCAAAGAGGGATGAAATTGCAGAACAAATGTGGAATGACTTTAGTATCTAG
- the LOC116028530 gene encoding serine/threonine-protein phosphatase 4 regulatory subunit 2-B — translation MANQQEISMEERMRLLEAIAATGKFWHDWDKLKSILSFHLKQVLEDYPEAKMTNELQISSLGEPFPDLAKRLDDALISFVDGPPFTLQRLCEILLDARNIYSKLSKLALALEKNLLVTSTLTISADPSTTMLKAAEADTEAEGSQQPSNSVPNGITPTGQDPDEIMGEVEGAEVVDDGMSIDMETLEEMVRSETNSTIAEPPGDS, via the exons ATGGCAAACCAGCAAGAAATTTCTATGGAAGAACGTATGCGCCTGCTGGAAGCAATCGCAGCTACTGGCAAGTTTTG GCATGATTGGGATAAGCTGAAGAGTATTCTATCCTTCCATCTTAAGCAG GTCCTGGAAGACTATCCTGAGGCAAAAATGACCAATGAACTGCAAATTTCTTCACTAGGAGAGCCCTTCCCAGATTTGGCGAAAAGGTTGGATGATG CTCTTATTAGCTTTGTTGATGGTCCACCATTTACATTACAAAGGCTGTGTGAG ATTTTGTTGGATGCACGAAACATTTACTCGAAGCTCTCAAAGCTTGCGTTGGCATTAGAAAAG AATTTGTTGGTTACATCTACATTGACCATATCTGCTGATCCATCCACTACGATGCTAAAAGCAGCTGAAGCGGATACAGAAGCCGAGGGATCCCAGCAACCATCAAATTCAGTACCAAATGGGATTACACCTACAGGTCAAGATCCTGATGAAATAATGGGTGAGGTCGAGGGGGCTGAAGTTGTTGATGATGGTATGTCAATTGACATGGAAACTTTAGAAGAGATGGTCAGATCTGAAACAAATTCTACCATAGCTGAACCACCTGGAGATTCATAG
- the LOC116028312 gene encoding uncharacterized protein LOC116028312, producing the protein MAQFTVRGRLKPLINGDGFEFKCPSSSSSPPPSRRRFKASGGGGFSAAAAVTSSFPLQLQELRLRFSGPGRITRVYANASSPSSSLGKSKDLHSNPMPDGGEDDFFEEIMDEVSEIQRDELSSFRGLVLDLAYRPVNVVCWKRAICLEFMEKADVLEYYDQTVNSPSGSFYIPAVLRVPHLLQVVKRRRVKRALSRKNIFYRDNFTCQYCSSRENLTIDHVLSVARGGEWTWENLVTACARCNSRKGQKTLEEANMKLMSVPKAPKEYDLVAIPLTTAAIKMLEKRKGTPEEWRQYLSMPSSAP; encoded by the exons ATGGCGCAGTTCACAGTGAGGGGCCGCTTAAAGCCTCTGATAAACGGCGACGGCTTCGAATTCAAGTGTCCGTCCTCCTCCTCGTCGCCGCCGCCGTCGCGCCGCCGGTTCAAAGCTTCCGGCGGCGGCGGATTCAGTGCCGCTGCGGCGGTCACATCTTCATTTCCTCTTCAACTTCAAGAGCTCAGACTTAGGTTTAGTGGTCCCGGCAGGATTACTAGAGTGTACGCTAATGCCTCATCTCCGTCGTCGTCTCTCGGCAAATCCAAGGACTTACATTCGAATCCTATGCCGGACGGCGGCGAAGACGACTTCTTTGAGGAGATCATGGATGAAGTTTCGGAGATCCAGAGAGACGAGCTGTCTTCCTTCAGAGGTTTAGTGTTGGACCTTGCTTACAG ACCTGTCAATGTTGTCTGCTGGAAGCGAGCTATTTGTTTAGAGTTTATGGAGAAG GCAGATGTTTTGGAGTATTATGACCAAACTGTGAACTCTCCGAGTGGTTCCTTCTATATACCTGCTGTGCTAAGG GTTCCTCATTTGCTTCAGGTTGTCAAAAGGAGAAGAGTGAAGAGGGCACTTAGTCGTAAGAATATCTTTTATCGGGACAACTTTACATGTCA ATATTGTTCTTCTCGTGAGAACTTGACTATTGACCATGTTCTGTCGGTTGCACGAGGTGGGGAATGGACCTGGGAAAATCTG GTCACTGCTTGTGCCAGATGCAATTCAAGAAAAGGCCAAAAGACACTGGAAGAAGCAAATATGAAGCTGATGAGTGTCCCTAAG GCTCCCAAGGAGTATGACCTAGTCGCCATACCGTTAACCACCGCGGCTATAAAGATGTTGGAGAAGAGGAAGGGGACTCCTGAAGAATGGAGACAGTATCTCTCAATGCCATCTTCAGCACCCTGA
- the LOC116028774 gene encoding NADPH-dependent aldehyde reductase-like protein, chloroplastic — protein sequence MAEASSAVQQPSQAAFPLQDRVAIVTGSSRGIGSAIALHLASLGAKVVVNYTSNSAQADAVVSQINSNHGSNPPRAIAVKADVSDPAQVTSLFDAAESAFNSPVHILVNSAGVADPKYPRIVDTPVEDFDRIFNINTRGAFVCCKEAASRITRGGGGRIICLSTSTVGALLPGYATYTASKAAVEVMVKILAKELKGTKITANVVAPGPVATELFFEGKTEEMIKRLMDLTPLGRLGQTDDITPVVALLAGDSGEWINGQVIRVNGGFV from the coding sequence ATGGCCGAAGCTAGCAGCGCCGTCCAGCAGCCAAGCCAAGCCGCCTTTCCACTGCAAGACCGGGTAGCCATCGTCACCGGCTCGTCCCGGGGAATAGGCAGCGCCATTGCTCTCCATTTGGCGTCACTCGGCGCCAAGGTAGTAGTCAATTACACCTCCAACTCAGCGCAAGCCGACGCAGTCGTCTCCCAAATAAATTCCAACCACGGCTCAAATCCACCACGAGCCATAGCCGTCAAAGCCGACGTCTCTGACCCGGCTCAGGTAACCTCCCTCTTCGACGCGGCTGAGTCGGCGTTCAACTCGCCGGTCCACATCCTGGTCAACTCCGCCGGCGTGGCCGATCCCAAGTACCCCAGGATCGTCGACACCCCCGTGGAGGACTTCGATAGGATCTTCAACATCAACACGCGCGGCGCGTTCGTTTGCTGCAAGGAAGCGGCGAGCAGGATCACGCGCGGCGGCGGAGGGAGGATCATCTGCCTCTCGACCTCGACGGTTGGGGCGTTGTTGCCCGGGTACGCTACGTACACGGCGTCGAAGGCGGCGGTGGAGGTGATGGTGAAGATATTGGCGAAAGAACTGAAGGGGACGAAGATCACGGCCAACGTCGTGGCGCCTGGGCCGGTGGCGACGGAGTTGTTCTTCGAGGGGAAGACGGAGGAGATGATAAAAAGGCTTATGGATCTAACGCCGTTAGGGAGACTGGGGCAGACGGATGACATAACTCCGGTGGTTGCGTTATTGGCGGGTGATAGTGGTGAGTGGATCAACGGACAGGTTATTCGGGTTAACGGTGGCTTTgtgtga